The Candidatus Thiodiazotropha endoloripes genome has a window encoding:
- a CDS encoding type IV pilin protein, whose translation MINSRSKMRGFTLIEVLIAVAIVGIIAAIAYPQYADSIRKGRRNDGMAALLDAAQKLDVFRARTASYTDVPGNANINTTSPEGYYDGLTIIPGTCGDITNCYSIEINVTTKDGQNEDDVIAYRINSAGLKERNEGGWVEGWK comes from the coding sequence ATGATTAATTCAAGAAGTAAGATGCGTGGCTTTACATTGATTGAAGTATTGATTGCCGTAGCAATCGTCGGCATCATTGCCGCCATTGCCTACCCTCAATATGCCGATTCAATTCGCAAAGGACGACGTAATGATGGCATGGCAGCCCTTTTGGATGCTGCTCAGAAACTGGACGTTTTCCGGGCTCGTACAGCCAGCTATACTGATGTTCCAGGCAATGCCAACATCAACACTACCAGCCCTGAAGGTTACTACGATGGGCTTACGATTATTCCAGGCACCTGTGGCGATATCACTAACTGCTACTCGATTGAGATCAACGTTACGACCAAGGATGGCCAGAATGAAGACGATGTCATTGCCTACCGAATCAACTCGGCCGGACTCAAGGAGAGGAATGAAGGTGGCTGGGTAGAAGGTTGGAAGTAG
- the thiO gene encoding glycine oxidase ThiO: MTDCLIVGGGIIGMLTARELSAAGMDVTLLEQSRIGRESSWAGGGIISPLYPWRYTNSVNDLAAWSQQSYPSLSEELKEASGIDPEYTISGLLIIDPEDIDKAVDWSFNRKQNLKLIDGSDLTSYEQTLEIDAKQGIWMPDVAQVRNPRLTQSLYKAINDKVQIHQHCKVDELIVENRQVKGVETDKQRFEADRVVICAGAWSRTLLQSLATPPTIEPVLGQMIIFKHQPERITRITLHQDRYVIPRRDGRVLVGSTLEHRGFEKTTTEAAKQELKTYALNHFPELAHAEIEHHWAGLRPGSPKGIPYIGELPEISGLYVNAGHFRNGVVLGPASCRLLADIVLERPPVLPSQPYSLDAKRF, encoded by the coding sequence ATGACAGACTGTCTCATCGTTGGTGGCGGGATCATCGGCATGCTCACTGCACGGGAACTCTCTGCTGCAGGCATGGATGTCACCTTACTCGAACAGAGTCGTATTGGCCGGGAATCCTCCTGGGCCGGTGGGGGAATCATCTCCCCGCTCTACCCTTGGCGATATACCAACTCCGTCAATGACCTGGCAGCCTGGAGTCAGCAATCCTATCCATCCCTTTCTGAGGAACTGAAGGAAGCCTCAGGTATCGATCCAGAGTACACAATCAGTGGACTGTTGATCATTGATCCTGAAGATATCGACAAGGCCGTGGATTGGTCATTCAACCGCAAACAAAATCTCAAACTCATTGATGGTAGCGATCTTACCAGTTATGAGCAGACACTGGAGATTGACGCCAAGCAAGGCATCTGGATGCCCGATGTTGCCCAAGTACGCAACCCCAGATTGACCCAATCCCTTTACAAAGCCATCAATGACAAAGTTCAAATCCACCAGCATTGCAAAGTGGATGAGTTAATCGTAGAAAACAGACAGGTCAAAGGGGTTGAAACTGACAAACAGCGATTCGAAGCTGACCGGGTAGTGATCTGTGCCGGCGCCTGGAGCCGAACGCTACTGCAATCACTTGCCACGCCACCCACGATCGAACCGGTACTTGGGCAGATGATTATTTTCAAACATCAGCCTGAAAGGATTACCCGGATCACACTCCACCAGGACCGCTACGTAATTCCCCGACGTGATGGCCGGGTTCTGGTTGGCAGCACGCTGGAACACAGAGGGTTTGAAAAAACCACAACAGAAGCGGCAAAGCAGGAACTCAAAACTTACGCTCTGAACCACTTTCCGGAATTGGCCCATGCTGAAATTGAGCACCATTGGGCAGGACTGCGACCAGGTTCACCCAAAGGTATCCCATATATTGGAGAGCTGCCAGAAATCTCTGGTCTCTATGTTAATGCAGGTCATTTCCGTAACGGTGTTGTACTTGGCCCAGCCTCATGCCGTCTTCTTGCAGACATTGTCCTAGAACGGCCACCAGTACTTCCAAGCCAACCTTACAGCCTTGATGCGAAAAGATTTTAA
- a CDS encoding DUF1820 family protein — MRLFKIVFLNQGKVYEIFARTVRQGELYGFVEVEDLIFQETSSLVVDPSAEKLKEEFSGVQRTRIPIHSVIRIDEVEKQEHGPGKIIEIDADSNITPFPNHFINPKNNPEK; from the coding sequence ATGCGCCTTTTTAAAATCGTCTTTTTAAATCAGGGGAAAGTCTACGAAATCTTCGCCCGCACCGTTCGCCAGGGTGAGCTCTATGGTTTCGTGGAGGTTGAGGATCTGATCTTTCAGGAAACCAGCAGTTTGGTCGTGGATCCATCGGCTGAGAAATTGAAAGAGGAGTTCTCAGGCGTGCAACGAACCCGCATACCGATCCACTCCGTGATCCGTATCGATGAGGTGGAAAAACAGGAGCATGGCCCGGGTAAGATCATTGAGATTGATGCGGATTCCAATATCACGCCATTTCCCAACCATTTTATCAATCCAAAAAACAATCCAGAGAAGTAA
- a CDS encoding ankyrin repeat domain-containing protein, producing the protein MKQFTLLLTILLLVSGCSEHNSDASDAEFSANPPLIVAAEAGDLPTIRKLIEDQSPVDVQDACMWTPLMKASLNGHLEATQRLLDAGANVNQVDKGGYSAMMLAVSNNHHRIAELLLSHGADVNQIETTGGWSALIWAAKLGHTDSVAVLLAHNANTTLKDFDHMNALDWATKNQHNEILALFETQDSQ; encoded by the coding sequence ATGAAACAGTTTACCTTACTACTCACAATCCTCCTGCTTGTCAGTGGCTGTTCTGAGCATAACTCTGATGCTTCAGACGCTGAATTTTCAGCAAATCCGCCGTTGATCGTTGCTGCTGAAGCCGGCGACCTACCAACCATACGCAAATTGATTGAGGATCAGAGCCCCGTGGATGTGCAGGATGCCTGTATGTGGACGCCACTTATGAAAGCCTCGCTGAATGGTCATCTGGAAGCGACTCAACGTCTGCTCGATGCAGGAGCCAATGTTAATCAGGTCGATAAGGGTGGTTATTCAGCCATGATGCTGGCAGTTTCCAATAACCATCACCGGATCGCCGAGCTGTTGTTAAGCCATGGCGCGGATGTCAACCAAATTGAGACAACAGGCGGTTGGAGCGCGCTGATCTGGGCAGCAAAACTGGGACACACAGATTCGGTAGCAGTCCTGCTTGCACATAACGCCAACACCACTCTCAAAGACTTCGATCATATGAACGCCTTGGATTGGGCAACAAAAAATCAGCACAACGAAATCTTGGCCTTGTTCGAAACCCAAGATTCGCAATAA
- a CDS encoding PilT/PilU family type 4a pilus ATPase, with protein sequence MELNTLLAMMVKNKASDLFITAGREPSIKVDGKIHPVNKTALTAQQTKTLTYSIMTDAQQKEFDETHECNFAISAKKVGRFRVSAFVQRDAVGMVLRRIETNIPSLESLYLPSILQDLSMAKRGLVIFVGATGTGKSTSLAAMIGYRNNRGDGHIVSIEDPIEFMHDHNQCIITQREVGIDTESYQVALKNTLRQAPDVILIGEIRTRETMEHAIAFAETGHLCLSTLHANNANQALDRIIHFFPEDHREQIFMDLSLNLKSIVAQQLIPKADGSGRRAAIEVLLNTPLASELIRKGEIHKLKELMKRSNELGMITFDQHLYRLYEEGVISYENALAHADSANDVRLMIKLGASQTSDSLVDGLNGITLMDGKS encoded by the coding sequence ATGGAACTGAACACACTCCTAGCCATGATGGTCAAGAACAAGGCCTCGGATCTCTTCATTACCGCTGGACGGGAGCCTTCAATCAAAGTTGATGGCAAGATTCATCCGGTCAACAAGACGGCACTGACCGCTCAGCAGACCAAAACACTGACCTACAGCATCATGACCGATGCCCAGCAGAAAGAGTTTGATGAAACCCATGAATGCAACTTTGCCATCAGTGCAAAAAAGGTTGGTCGGTTTCGTGTCAGCGCCTTTGTCCAGCGGGATGCGGTGGGCATGGTACTGCGACGTATAGAGACCAATATCCCGAGCCTTGAATCCCTCTATCTTCCTTCAATACTGCAGGATCTCTCCATGGCCAAGCGTGGCCTGGTGATCTTCGTCGGGGCGACGGGTACCGGTAAGTCGACCTCTCTGGCCGCCATGATCGGCTATCGAAATAATCGTGGGGACGGCCATATCGTCAGCATTGAAGATCCCATCGAATTCATGCATGACCACAATCAGTGCATCATCACCCAGCGGGAGGTCGGTATCGATACCGAGTCCTATCAGGTGGCACTGAAGAATACCCTGCGTCAGGCCCCTGATGTTATACTGATTGGCGAGATTCGTACCCGGGAGACCATGGAACACGCGATTGCATTCGCTGAGACTGGCCATCTCTGTCTTTCAACCCTGCATGCGAACAATGCCAACCAGGCGCTGGACCGGATTATTCACTTCTTTCCAGAGGATCATCGGGAACAGATATTCATGGATCTGTCGCTGAACCTGAAGTCGATCGTGGCTCAACAGCTGATACCAAAAGCTGATGGTAGTGGTCGGCGTGCAGCGATTGAGGTATTGCTCAATACACCCCTGGCTTCAGAATTGATCCGTAAAGGTGAGATTCACAAACTCAAAGAGCTGATGAAGCGATCTAACGAGCTTGGCATGATCACGTTTGATCAGCACCTCTATCGACTCTATGAAGAGGGGGTTATCAGCTACGAAAACGCACTGGCTCATGCGGATTCGGCCAATGATGTGCGCCTGATGATAAAGCTTGGGGCCAGCCAGACCAGCGACTCGCTGGTTGACGGACTGAACGGAATCACCTTGATGGATGGCAAGAGTTGA
- a CDS encoding type IV pilus twitching motility protein PilT produces MDIAELLAFSVKHNASDLHLSAGLPPMIRVDGDIRRINVPALEHKVVHALVYDIMNDKQRKDFEEFLENDFSFEIPGLARFRVNAFNQARGASAVFRTIPSKVLTLDDLGCPQIFRDIVDVPRGLVLVTGPTGSGKSTTLAAMMDYKNDNDYSHILTIEDPIEFVHSSKKCLINQREVHRDTLGFAEALRSALREDPDIILVGELRDLETIRLALTAAETGHLVFGTLHTSSAAKTIDRIIDVFPAGEKSMVRSMLSESLRSVVAQTLLKKIGGGRIAAWEIMVGTPAIRNLIREDKVAQMYSAIQTGQAAGMQTMDQALKELVQKGVVSRLDAKAKAQNKDQF; encoded by the coding sequence ATGGATATCGCTGAACTATTGGCCTTCAGTGTCAAACACAACGCATCTGATTTACACCTTTCCGCTGGTTTGCCGCCAATGATCCGTGTAGATGGAGACATTCGCCGCATCAACGTTCCGGCGCTTGAACATAAGGTGGTGCATGCCCTGGTGTATGACATCATGAACGACAAGCAGCGAAAGGATTTTGAAGAGTTTCTGGAAAACGACTTCTCCTTTGAGATCCCCGGGCTTGCCCGCTTTCGTGTCAATGCCTTCAATCAGGCCCGTGGCGCATCCGCGGTATTTCGTACCATCCCCTCCAAGGTGTTGACCCTGGATGATCTGGGCTGCCCTCAGATCTTCAGGGACATTGTCGATGTGCCTCGTGGACTGGTGTTGGTTACCGGCCCGACAGGTTCCGGTAAGTCGACGACGCTTGCCGCCATGATGGACTACAAAAACGACAATGATTACTCCCACATTCTTACCATCGAAGATCCGATCGAATTCGTCCACAGCAGTAAAAAGTGTCTGATCAATCAGCGTGAGGTCCACAGGGATACCCTGGGTTTCGCCGAAGCTCTGCGTTCTGCGCTACGTGAGGATCCGGATATCATCCTGGTGGGTGAGTTGCGTGACCTTGAAACCATCCGTTTGGCACTGACAGCGGCCGAGACCGGCCATCTGGTATTCGGGACTCTGCACACCAGTTCGGCAGCGAAGACCATCGACCGTATCATCGATGTGTTCCCGGCTGGTGAGAAGTCGATGGTTCGCTCCATGCTTTCCGAGTCTTTGCGCTCGGTGGTCGCCCAGACCCTTCTGAAAAAGATCGGTGGAGGTCGAATCGCCGCCTGGGAGATTATGGTGGGTACACCGGCGATCCGAAATCTGATCCGTGAGGATAAGGTGGCGCAGATGTATTCAGCGATTCAGACCGGTCAGGCGGCAGGCATGCAGACCATGGACCAGGCGCTGAAAGAGCTGGTACAGAAGGGTGTGGTCAGCCGTCTGGATGCCAAGGCAAAAGCGCAGAACAAGGATCAGTTTTAG